The following proteins come from a genomic window of Phnomibacter ginsenosidimutans:
- a CDS encoding pyridoxal phosphate-dependent aminotransferase has translation MQLAKRLNGIGEYYFSQKLREIDTMNKAGDNVINLGIGSPDLPPHPEVIKVLQEESAKPNVHAYQSYKGSPILRQAIADWYQNWYNVQLDADTEILPLIGSKEGIMHICMTYLNEGDQALVPNPGYPTYRSAVKLAGGECVDYALTEANNWQPDFEALEQLDLSKVKLMWVNYPQMPTGQLPDAAVFAKLIAFGKKHQILICHDNPYSFILNEEPVSLLAQPDAKDIVLELNSLSKSHNMAGWRVGMLCGAADRINEVLRFKSNMDSGMYLPLQLAAAKALQVDNSWYDTVNEEYKRRRELAYQLLDLCGCTYSKQQVGMFLWAKVPAEFENGFAFSDHFLYKAKVFLTPGGIFGSAGDGYCRISLCSSEARIKEAISRIETII, from the coding sequence ATGCAATTGGCCAAGCGATTGAATGGAATAGGAGAATATTATTTTTCGCAGAAGCTGCGGGAGATAGATACTATGAACAAAGCGGGAGATAACGTCATCAATTTGGGCATTGGTAGTCCGGATTTGCCACCACATCCAGAAGTGATTAAAGTATTGCAGGAAGAAAGTGCCAAGCCGAATGTGCATGCTTATCAGAGTTACAAAGGCTCGCCCATTTTGCGTCAGGCCATTGCCGATTGGTATCAAAACTGGTACAATGTTCAGCTCGATGCCGATACAGAAATATTGCCGCTCATAGGTTCAAAAGAAGGCATCATGCACATCTGCATGACCTACCTTAACGAAGGTGATCAGGCATTGGTGCCTAATCCCGGATATCCAACGTATCGGAGTGCAGTAAAACTTGCCGGTGGTGAGTGTGTGGATTATGCCTTGACCGAAGCGAACAATTGGCAACCCGATTTTGAAGCCCTCGAACAACTCGACCTTAGCAAGGTGAAACTGATGTGGGTGAATTATCCGCAAATGCCTACCGGTCAGTTGCCCGATGCTGCTGTGTTTGCAAAACTTATTGCTTTTGGCAAAAAACATCAGATACTCATTTGCCACGACAATCCTTACAGTTTTATACTCAATGAAGAGCCGGTAAGCTTGTTGGCACAACCAGATGCCAAAGACATTGTACTCGAACTGAATTCCCTCAGCAAAAGCCACAACATGGCGGGCTGGCGGGTTGGCATGTTGTGCGGTGCTGCCGATCGTATCAACGAAGTGCTGCGCTTTAAAAGCAACATGGACAGTGGTATGTACTTGCCGCTTCAACTGGCGGCTGCCAAGGCTTTGCAAGTAGATAACAGCTGGTATGATACCGTAAATGAGGAATACAAACGACGCAGAGAGCTGGCCTATCAATTGCTGGATTTATGCGGTTGTACCTACAGCAAACAACAGGTAGGTATGTTTTTGTGGGCCAAAGTGCCGGCGGAGTTTGAAAATGGTTTTGCCTTTAGCGATCATTTCCTCTACAAAGCAAAAGTGTTCCTTACACCGGGTGGTATATTTGGCAGCGCCGGCGATGGCTACTGCAGAATCAGCTTGTGCAGCAGCGAAGCCCGCATCAAAGAAGCGATTTCGAGAATTGAAACGATTATATAA
- a CDS encoding prephenate dehydrogenase, producing the protein MKVAIVGVGLIGGSAALVLRQKGLASHIIGVEASPAHAAKAIELGIVDEVLPLPEAIAQSEVVILAVPVDSAIDVLLPVLDLVTTQVVMDMGSTKAQIIDAVAAHPNRGRFVAAHPMWGTEFSGPEAATVYAYAGKAAIICNASDSDADALATAEQLLKNIGMYLVYMDAHDHDVHTAYISHISHITSFALANTVLEKEKEEQAIFELASAGFESTVRLAKSNPDMWVPIFRQNRDNVLDVLNEHIAQLRKFKACLEKENWDYLRELIGNANNIKRILK; encoded by the coding sequence ATGAAAGTAGCAATAGTGGGCGTGGGATTGATTGGCGGCTCTGCAGCATTGGTATTGCGGCAGAAAGGCCTTGCCTCGCATATTATTGGTGTAGAAGCCAGCCCGGCACATGCTGCCAAAGCCATCGAACTGGGTATTGTAGATGAAGTGTTGCCTTTACCGGAAGCCATTGCTCAAAGCGAAGTAGTAATACTGGCGGTGCCGGTGGACAGTGCTATTGATGTGTTGTTGCCCGTGCTCGACCTCGTTACCACACAAGTGGTAATGGACATGGGCTCAACCAAAGCTCAAATCATCGATGCTGTAGCAGCGCATCCAAACCGTGGCCGCTTTGTAGCAGCACACCCTATGTGGGGTACAGAGTTTAGTGGTCCGGAAGCGGCAACCGTATATGCGTATGCCGGAAAGGCAGCTATTATTTGTAACGCATCAGACAGTGATGCAGATGCATTGGCAACGGCAGAACAATTATTGAAGAACATAGGCATGTACCTGGTGTACATGGATGCACACGACCATGACGTACACACTGCCTATATCAGCCACATATCACACATCACTTCTTTTGCCCTCGCCAATACGGTGCTGGAAAAAGAAAAAGAAGAACAAGCCATTTTTGAACTGGCCAGCGCCGGTTTTGAAAGCACAGTGCGATTGGCCAAAAGTAACCCCGACATGTGGGTACCTATCTTTCGGCAAAACCGCGACAATGTGCTGGATGTGCTGAATGAACACATTGCACAGCTGCGCAAATTCAAAGCGTGTTTGGAAAAAGAAAATTGGGATTATCTGCGAGAGTTGATTGGCAATGCCAACAACATCAAGCGTATTTTAAAATAG